The bacterium genome contains a region encoding:
- the scpB gene encoding SMC-Scp complex subunit ScpB, producing the protein MTEPRKENPEEATPEEKASAQFILAEDTGSPHEDVSEALAKKQMEAMEELKDSFFDLEEGAPAQGAEAKGAEAEDADTPLLMEMDEAKRIIETLLFVAHEPLRPREISNVFRGVENINIKEVRKLIAELADEYKDRTLQIAEVAEGFRICTRPEYSFWVRKYLKNERKARLSQAALEALAIAAYKQPITRAEIEHIRRVDCSGVLSTLLERNLIRILGRRDVIGRPIVYGTTPYFLEHFGFKNLTDMPRPDELDLEEGIGGPASGEVIPIEEGEEVADGGVRTEAAAEEIAEEAEIAGATRALAEEAPPGGDENGHTNGHTNGHANGHANGHANGHAAEPVPAEEETKTENQD; encoded by the coding sequence ATGACTGAACCCAGAAAAGAAAACCCGGAAGAAGCCACACCCGAAGAAAAAGCCTCCGCGCAGTTCATACTCGCCGAGGACACCGGTAGCCCTCACGAGGATGTGTCGGAAGCCCTCGCGAAGAAACAGATGGAGGCGATGGAGGAACTCAAGGACTCTTTCTTCGATCTCGAAGAGGGTGCGCCTGCCCAAGGCGCCGAGGCCAAAGGCGCCGAAGCGGAAGACGCCGACACACCCCTGCTCATGGAGATGGACGAGGCCAAGCGGATCATCGAGACGCTCCTCTTCGTCGCCCACGAGCCGCTCCGGCCCCGCGAGATCTCGAACGTCTTCCGGGGGGTCGAAAACATCAACATCAAAGAAGTGCGGAAGCTCATCGCCGAACTCGCCGATGAGTACAAGGACCGCACCCTCCAGATCGCCGAGGTGGCCGAGGGCTTCCGCATCTGCACCCGGCCGGAGTACTCCTTCTGGGTCCGCAAGTACCTCAAGAACGAGAGAAAAGCCCGGCTCTCCCAGGCCGCGCTCGAGGCGCTCGCCATCGCCGCCTACAAGCAGCCCATCACCCGCGCCGAGATCGAGCACATCCGCCGGGTGGACTGCAGCGGGGTGCTGAGCACCCTGCTCGAGCGGAACCTCATCCGCATCCTCGGGCGGCGCGATGTCATCGGAAGGCCGATTGTCTACGGCACGACGCCCTATTTCCTCGAGCACTTCGGCTTCAAAAACCTCACCGACATGCCGCGTCCGGACGAACTCGACCTCGAAGAGGGCATCGGCGGCCCCGCCTCGGGCGAAGTGATCCCCATCGAAGAAGGGGAAGAAGTTGCCGATGGCGGCGTCCGCACCGAAGCCGCGGCCGAGGAGATCGCCGAGGAGGCCGAGATCGCCGGCGCCACCCGCGCACTCGCCGAGGAAGCCCCCCCCGGCGGCGATGAGAACGGGCACACCAACGGACACACAAACGGCCACGCCAACGGGCATGCCAACGGTCACGCGAACGGCCACGCCGCAGAGCCCGTCCCGGCCGAGGAAGAAACAAAGACCGAGAACCAGGACTAG